The following are encoded together in the Streptococcus oralis genome:
- the dinB gene encoding DNA polymerase IV — protein sequence MLIFPLINDLSRKIIHIDMDAFFAAVEMRDNPKLKGKPVIIGSDPRQTGGRGVVSTCSYEARAFGIHSAMSSKEAYERCPQAVFISGNYEKYKAVGLEIRAIFKRYTDLIEPMSIDEAYLDVTDNKLGIKSAVKIARLIQQDIWQELHLTASAGVSYNKFLAKMASDYKKPHGLTVILPDQAQDFLKQMDIAKFHGVGKKTVEKLHEMGIYTGADLLDVSEVTLIDRFGRLGFDLYRKARGIHNSPVKSNRIRKSIGKEKTYGKILQDEEDIKKELTLLSEKVAHNLSKQDKAGKIIILKIRYADFSTLTRRKSLPQTTQDASQISQTALQLYEELAEKEKGVRLLGITVTGF from the coding sequence ATGCTCATATTTCCATTGATTAATGATCTGTCAAGAAAAATCATCCATATCGACATGGATGCCTTTTTTGCTGCAGTGGAAATGCGAGACAATCCTAAATTAAAAGGAAAACCTGTCATCATTGGAAGCGACCCTAGACAAACTGGCGGACGAGGAGTTGTTTCTACTTGTAGCTACGAGGCACGAGCCTTTGGTATTCACTCTGCCATGAGTTCTAAAGAAGCTTATGAGCGTTGCCCCCAAGCCGTCTTTATCTCCGGGAATTATGAAAAGTATAAGGCAGTTGGACTTGAGATTCGAGCTATTTTTAAACGCTACACTGATTTGATTGAACCCATGAGTATTGACGAAGCCTACTTGGATGTGACAGATAATAAACTCGGTATCAAGTCAGCTGTTAAAATAGCTCGCCTCATCCAACAAGATATCTGGCAGGAGCTACATCTGACTGCTTCTGCAGGCGTCTCTTATAACAAATTCTTAGCTAAAATGGCTAGTGACTATAAAAAACCACATGGTTTGACAGTGATTTTACCTGACCAAGCCCAAGACTTTCTCAAACAAATGGATATTGCTAAATTTCATGGTGTAGGTAAGAAAACAGTAGAAAAGCTTCATGAAATGGGCATTTATACTGGTGCAGACTTATTGGACGTCTCAGAAGTTACTTTAATCGATCGCTTTGGCAGACTCGGTTTTGACCTTTATAGAAAAGCTCGTGGTATTCACAATTCTCCAGTCAAGTCCAATCGCATCCGCAAATCAATCGGGAAGGAGAAAACCTATGGTAAAATTCTCCAGGATGAAGAAGATATCAAAAAAGAGCTGACTCTTCTCTCTGAAAAAGTAGCTCACAATCTCAGTAAGCAGGACAAAGCTGGAAAAATCATTATCCTAAAAATACGATATGCTGACTTCTCCACTCTGACTAGACGAAAAAGCCTTCCACAAACAACACAGGACGCTAGTCAGATTTCTCAAACTGCCCTTCAACTCTACGAAGAGCTAGCTGAAAAAGAAAAAGGTGTCCGTTTACTAGGAATTACGGTGACAGGATTTTAA
- a CDS encoding TetR/AcrR family transcriptional regulator → MVAKTEKSQAMIEKILSTASQLFIHNGYEKTSVQNIAQTASISKGAIYHHFQSKDDIFFAVLKQRYQLMEKELLDWLESTSHLTGREQLKEIFQFSLKSQKTNYEMLNHAPLDAEFMLTIIRYNLRIGTPLIADIIKKGIEDQSIQPIPFPNEAAETILLLTNFWVEGSIFENSSEKIVDRIYFLQFMLQSLGLDIFDESLIQEILSQSN, encoded by the coding sequence ATGGTCGCAAAAACAGAAAAATCTCAAGCAATGATTGAAAAAATTTTATCAACAGCTTCACAGCTTTTTATTCACAACGGCTATGAAAAAACAAGTGTACAAAACATAGCGCAAACAGCTAGTATTTCAAAAGGAGCCATTTATCACCATTTTCAATCAAAAGATGACATTTTTTTTGCAGTTTTAAAACAGCGTTATCAATTGATGGAAAAGGAATTGCTAGACTGGCTTGAATCCACCAGTCATTTAACTGGAAGAGAACAGCTCAAAGAAATCTTTCAGTTTAGTTTAAAAAGTCAGAAAACTAACTACGAAATGTTGAATCACGCGCCTCTTGATGCAGAGTTCATGCTGACTATTATCCGTTACAATCTGCGTATAGGAACTCCCCTTATTGCAGATATTATAAAAAAAGGAATAGAAGATCAGTCCATTCAACCCATCCCCTTCCCTAATGAAGCGGCCGAGACAATCTTGCTTTTGACTAACTTTTGGGTAGAAGGAAGTATTTTTGAAAATTCTTCCGAAAAAATAGTTGATCGTATCTATTTTTTACAATTTATGCTTCAATCCCTCGGACTAGATATTTTTGATGAATCTTTGATCCAAGAAATTTTAAGTCAATCAAATTAA
- a CDS encoding undecaprenyl-diphosphate phosphatase produces the protein MYFIEILKSIFFGIVEGITEWLPISSTGHLILVEEFVQYKDQNEAFMSMFNVVIQLGAILAVMVIYFNKLNPFKPGKTKVEVRRTWQLWSKVFVATLPLLLVFKLDDWFDANFHNMVSVAIMLIIYGVAFIYLEKRNKAQAIEPTVTELDKLPYKTALYIGLFQVLALFSGTSRSGATIVGGLLNGTSRSVVTEFTFYLGIPVMFGASALKIFKFIKAGQLLSFGQLFLLLVAMGVAFAVSMVAIRFLTSYVKKHDFTLFGKYRIVLGSVLLLYSFVRLFV, from the coding sequence ATGTATTTTATTGAAATTTTGAAGTCAATCTTTTTTGGGATTGTTGAAGGAATTACAGAATGGTTGCCCATTTCAAGTACTGGCCACTTGATCTTGGTTGAAGAATTTGTACAATACAAGGACCAAAATGAAGCCTTCATGTCCATGTTTAATGTTGTCATTCAGCTTGGTGCCATTTTAGCAGTTATGGTCATTTACTTTAATAAGCTTAATCCCTTCAAACCTGGTAAAACTAAGGTAGAAGTTCGTAGAACTTGGCAATTGTGGTCAAAAGTCTTCGTTGCGACCTTGCCTTTGCTATTGGTTTTTAAATTAGATGATTGGTTTGATGCCAACTTCCATAACATGGTTTCAGTTGCAATCATGTTGATTATCTATGGTGTTGCCTTTATCTACCTTGAAAAACGAAATAAGGCGCAAGCCATTGAACCAACAGTAACAGAGCTTGACAAGCTGCCTTATAAAACAGCCCTTTACATTGGGCTCTTCCAAGTCCTCGCTCTTTTCTCAGGAACGAGCCGTTCAGGTGCGACGATTGTTGGTGGTTTGTTAAATGGAACGAGCCGCTCTGTCGTAACAGAGTTTACCTTCTATCTCGGAATTCCTGTTATGTTCGGAGCTAGTGCTTTAAAGATTTTCAAATTTATCAAAGCAGGTCAACTCTTGAGTTTTGGACAACTGTTCTTGCTCTTGGTTGCTATGGGTGTTGCCTTTGCGGTCAGCATGGTTGCCATTCGTTTCTTGACCAGCTATGTGAAGAAGCACGACTTTACACTCTTTGGTAAATACCGTATCGTACTCGGTAGTGTCTTGTTGCTCTATAGTTTTGTGCGTTTATTTGTATAA
- a CDS encoding DUF2207 domain-containing protein — protein MKKRWLLALVFTYLLFIPNLVFAVDFDILSYQGDLNIHADNTAIFKETITYRFGDDYNGQLVGLGKAGKMPEGFDIDPDPTVQVSKNGRIVQNASFYTMEEEDGYKVKIYNAGYAGDTVRVTVTWKLTNLLFLYKDIAELNWQPLTDSTGDIKEIEFKVSSDTPAEKLYFHAGQLLRDSSIEKVNNLYHVKMKDLPRKRQIELHAYWPRSAFAEAPDQGLEEERLTDFNRIESNIATEKAQSEILMKWVFPVIFMSLLLLVPLFYRKFRQSTSIKKVFPKDHRLYEPPMDLPPMVLAEAVYSTSLEEVNPLNKSGFGKFTFERLIQATLLDLVDRGHLSIFQGDEEPYVRIISEKGLSNFEKECLRMTLSNKKELAISELFPDYQVSSSLYRGAKESDEKHIRETGSRLKRSFEGRLQRIQSCVKDKVHVLRIPSYYRPLTGEERRLALGMRVCSAITALGGLLFFYYSWQTHGFFSIPFLLLGLTGLGASFWVYLATRGAYRDGVLTEEGAEIFYLWTSFENMLRDIAHLDQAELESIVLWNRLLVYATLFGYAKKVSKLMKVRHIQLENPDLNLYVAYGWHSQFYTSTAQIKQYTAVANTASNYSVSSGSGSSGGGFSGGGGGGSIGAF, from the coding sequence ATGAAAAAAAGATGGCTGTTGGCTTTGGTATTTACTTATTTATTATTTATACCGAACCTGGTTTTTGCAGTAGACTTTGATATCTTATCCTATCAGGGTGATTTGAATATTCATGCAGATAATACTGCAATTTTTAAGGAAACAATTACCTACCGCTTTGGAGATGATTATAATGGTCAGTTAGTTGGACTCGGGAAAGCTGGGAAAATGCCAGAAGGATTTGACATTGATCCCGATCCGACCGTTCAGGTCTCTAAAAATGGAAGAATTGTTCAAAATGCTTCCTTCTATACTATGGAGGAAGAGGACGGTTACAAGGTAAAAATTTACAATGCTGGATATGCTGGAGATACTGTTCGGGTAACGGTTACCTGGAAACTAACAAACCTTCTCTTCTTATATAAGGATATCGCAGAGCTAAATTGGCAACCCTTGACCGATAGTACTGGAGACATCAAAGAGATTGAGTTTAAGGTCAGCTCTGATACTCCAGCAGAGAAACTCTATTTTCATGCAGGCCAACTCCTAAGGGACTCGAGTATTGAAAAAGTAAATAATCTCTATCATGTCAAAATGAAAGACCTTCCTAGAAAACGACAGATCGAATTACATGCTTACTGGCCGAGAAGTGCTTTTGCAGAAGCTCCAGATCAAGGATTAGAGGAAGAACGTTTAACCGATTTTAACCGGATTGAAAGCAATATAGCAACAGAAAAAGCGCAAAGTGAGATTTTGATGAAATGGGTATTTCCCGTCATTTTTATGAGTCTCTTACTTCTAGTTCCTCTCTTCTATAGGAAGTTCCGTCAGAGTACAAGCATTAAAAAGGTCTTTCCAAAAGATCATCGACTCTACGAACCACCGATGGATTTGCCTCCAATGGTTTTAGCAGAAGCAGTGTATTCAACCTCCTTAGAGGAAGTCAATCCCCTAAACAAATCAGGGTTTGGTAAATTTACTTTTGAACGTTTGATTCAGGCAACCTTGTTGGATTTAGTAGATCGAGGCCATTTATCTATTTTCCAAGGGGATGAGGAACCTTATGTGCGCATTATCAGTGAAAAGGGTTTGTCCAATTTTGAGAAGGAATGCCTGCGCATGACTTTGTCAAATAAGAAAGAATTGGCTATTTCAGAGCTCTTCCCTGATTACCAAGTTTCATCTTCCCTTTACCGTGGTGCCAAAGAGTCAGATGAAAAACATATCCGAGAAACAGGCTCGCGTCTTAAACGCTCTTTTGAAGGAAGACTTCAACGCATTCAGTCTTGTGTCAAGGATAAGGTCCATGTACTTCGTATCCCAAGCTATTATCGTCCTTTGACAGGTGAGGAACGCCGCCTTGCTCTCGGGATGCGGGTCTGTTCAGCTATAACAGCTCTAGGTGGATTGCTTTTCTTTTATTATAGTTGGCAAACACATGGCTTCTTTTCGATCCCGTTTCTACTTTTAGGATTGACAGGATTAGGGGCTAGTTTCTGGGTTTATCTTGCCACGCGAGGAGCCTATCGCGATGGAGTTCTAACAGAGGAAGGAGCGGAGATCTTCTATCTCTGGACGAGTTTTGAAAATATGCTTCGGGATATCGCTCATCTGGATCAGGCCGAGCTAGAGAGCATCGTCCTTTGGAACCGTCTACTGGTCTATGCGACTCTCTTTGGTTATGCCAAGAAGGTGAGCAAGTTAATGAAAGTCCGCCATATTCAGCTTGAAAATCCAGATTTGAATCTTTATGTAGCCTATGGTTGGCACTCACAGTTCTACACCTCAACTGCACAAATCAAGCAATATACTGCTGTCGCAAATACAGCTAGCAATTACTCTGTATCTTCTGGAAGTGGAAGTTCAGGTGGAGGATTCTCAGGAGGAGGTGGCGGTGGTAGCATCGGCGCCTTCTAA
- a CDS encoding ABC transporter substrate-binding protein/permease: MKKLCLSILASLALTLGLVSQVQADEYLRIGMEAAYAPFNWTQDDDSNGAVKIDGTNQYANGYDIQIAKKIAKDLGKEPLVVKTKWEGLVPALTSGKIDMIIAGMSPTAERKQQIAFSSSYYTSEPVLLVKKDSAYANANSLEDFSGAKITSQQGVYLYDLISQIPGAKKETAMGDFAQMRQALEAGVIDAYVSERPEAMTAESANAKFKMIQPQPGFKTGEEDTAIAIGLRKDDSRISQINASIETISKDEQVALMDRMIKEQPVESTTTEEESSFFSQVAKILSENWQQLLRGAGITLLISIIGTITGLLIGLAIGVFRTAPLSENKAMYALQKLVGWILNVYIEIFRGTPMIVQSMVIYYGTAQAFGINLDRTLAAIFIVSINTGAYMTEIVRGGILAVDKGQFEAATALGMTHNQTMRKIVLPQVVRNILPATGNEFVINIKDTSVLNVISVVELYFSGNTVATQTYQYFQTFTIIAVIYFVLTFTVTRILRFIERRMDMDTYTTGANQMQTEDLKK; this comes from the coding sequence ATGAAAAAATTATGCTTATCTATCCTTGCTAGCCTAGCCCTTACCTTAGGACTAGTTAGCCAAGTCCAAGCCGACGAATATTTACGCATCGGGATGGAGGCAGCTTACGCTCCCTTCAACTGGACTCAAGACGACGATAGTAACGGCGCCGTCAAAATCGACGGTACCAACCAATATGCCAACGGCTACGATATTCAAATCGCTAAAAAGATTGCCAAAGACCTTGGTAAGGAACCTTTGGTTGTGAAAACCAAATGGGAAGGACTTGTTCCAGCCCTTACTTCTGGCAAAATCGATATGATCATTGCCGGTATGAGCCCAACCGCTGAACGCAAACAACAAATTGCTTTTTCAAGCAGTTACTATACAAGCGAACCCGTTCTATTGGTAAAAAAGGACTCTGCCTACGCGAATGCCAACTCTTTGGAGGATTTCAGCGGAGCAAAAATCACGTCTCAACAAGGTGTTTATCTTTATGACCTGATTTCCCAAATTCCAGGTGCCAAAAAAGAAACAGCTATGGGTGACTTCGCCCAAATGCGTCAAGCTCTGGAGGCTGGTGTTATTGATGCCTATGTTTCTGAACGACCTGAAGCAATGACCGCTGAGTCTGCTAACGCTAAGTTCAAAATGATCCAACCTCAACCAGGTTTCAAAACTGGCGAAGAAGATACAGCTATTGCTATTGGACTTCGTAAAGATGACAGCCGTATCAGCCAAATCAATGCGAGTATCGAAACCATCTCAAAGGATGAGCAAGTAGCCCTCATGGATCGTATGATCAAAGAGCAACCTGTGGAGTCTACAACAACGGAGGAAGAAAGTAGTTTCTTTAGCCAAGTCGCTAAGATCCTTTCTGAAAACTGGCAACAACTCTTGCGTGGTGCTGGTATCACACTCTTAATCTCCATTATCGGAACCATCACAGGTCTCCTTATCGGACTTGCGATTGGGGTCTTCCGTACCGCTCCACTATCTGAGAACAAGGCAATGTACGCCCTACAGAAACTAGTCGGTTGGATTCTCAATGTCTATATCGAAATCTTCCGTGGTACACCAATGATTGTTCAATCCATGGTTATCTACTATGGAACTGCCCAAGCTTTCGGTATTAACCTTGACCGCACACTAGCCGCTATCTTCATCGTCTCAATCAACACGGGTGCCTACATGACAGAGATCGTTCGTGGTGGTATTCTAGCAGTTGACAAGGGACAATTTGAAGCCGCAACTGCTCTTGGTATGACCCACAATCAAACCATGCGTAAGATTGTCCTACCTCAGGTTGTCCGTAATATTCTACCTGCTACTGGTAATGAGTTTGTCATCAATATCAAAGATACCTCTGTATTGAACGTTATTTCAGTTGTTGAGCTTTATTTCTCAGGAAATACTGTAGCAACACAAACCTATCAATACTTCCAGACCTTTACCATCATCGCCGTGATTTACTTTGTCCTTACCTTTACTGTGACCCGTATCCTACGCTTCATCGAGCGTCGTATGGACATGGATACTTACACTACAGGTGCTAACCAAATGCAAACGGAGGATTTGAAAAAATGA
- a CDS encoding amino acid ABC transporter ATP-binding protein produces MTQPILEIKHLKKSYGQNEVLKDISLTVHKGEVISIIGSSGSGKSTFLRSINLLETPTEGEILYRGENVLEKGYNLTHYREKLGMVFQSFNLFENLNVLENTIVAQTTVLKRDHSEAEKIAKENLEKVGMGERYWQAKPKQLSGGQKQRVAIARALSMNPDAILFDEPTSALDPEMVGEVLKIMQDLAQEGLTMIVVTHEMEFARDVSHRVIFMDKGVIAEEGRPEELFTNPKEDRTKEFLQRYLS; encoded by the coding sequence ATGACACAACCAATTCTTGAAATCAAACACCTCAAAAAATCATATGGGCAAAACGAAGTGCTAAAAGACATTTCTCTCACCGTCCATAAAGGAGAGGTTATTTCCATCATCGGTAGCTCAGGAAGTGGAAAATCAACCTTCCTTCGTTCAATTAATTTACTCGAAACACCTACAGAGGGAGAGATTCTCTATCGAGGAGAAAATGTCTTAGAAAAAGGCTATAACCTCACCCATTATCGTGAAAAACTCGGTATGGTTTTCCAATCTTTCAATCTCTTTGAAAATCTGAATGTCCTTGAAAATACGATTGTTGCCCAAACGACTGTACTCAAACGCGACCACTCTGAAGCTGAAAAAATTGCCAAAGAGAATCTCGAAAAAGTTGGCATGGGAGAACGTTACTGGCAAGCCAAGCCGAAGCAACTATCAGGTGGTCAGAAACAACGCGTGGCTATCGCCCGCGCGCTCTCCATGAATCCTGATGCCATTCTCTTCGACGAACCAACATCTGCTCTTGACCCTGAAATGGTTGGAGAAGTCCTCAAAATTATGCAGGATTTGGCTCAAGAAGGCTTGACCATGATCGTCGTAACCCACGAAATGGAATTCGCTCGCGATGTCTCTCACCGTGTCATCTTTATGGATAAGGGTGTCATTGCTGAAGAAGGCAGGCCTGAAGAACTCTTTACAAATCCTAAAGAAGACCGGACAAAAGAATTTCTTCAACGCTATCTCAGCTAA
- a CDS encoding capsule biosynthesis transcriptional regulator produces MAKSNFEKVEAVVGWVRDKKITGYRISKETNAREMSIIALAQGRAKVKNISFETALGLIDFYEKNHEKFED; encoded by the coding sequence ATGGCTAAGTCGAACTTTGAAAAAGTAGAAGCAGTTGTTGGCTGGGTTCGTGATAAGAAAATCACAGGCTACCGTATCTCTAAAGAAACGAATGCGCGTGAAATGTCTATCATTGCTCTAGCACAAGGACGCGCAAAAGTTAAAAATATTTCATTTGAAACAGCTCTTGGTTTAATCGATTTCTATGAAAAAAATCATGAAAAATTTGAAGATTAA
- a CDS encoding SPFH domain-containing protein — MVLQILLVLLFLVVIASVIMVSSVYVVRQQSVAIIERFGKYQKLSNSGIHLRAPFGIDRIAARVQLRLLQSEIVVETKTQDNVFVTMNVATQYRVNENNVTDAYYKLMRPEAQIKSYIEDALRSSVPKLTLDELFEKKDEIALEVQKQVAEEMSTYGYIIVKTLITKVEPDAEVKQSMNEINAAQRKRVAAQELAEADKIKIVTAAEAEAEKDRLHGVGIAEQRKAIVDGLADSIQELKGANVELTEEQIMSILLTNQYLDTLNNFADKEGNNTIFLPANPNGVEDIRTHILSALKAK, encoded by the coding sequence ATGGTTTTACAAATTTTACTTGTTTTATTGTTTTTAGTGGTGATTGCATCAGTGATTATGGTTAGTTCTGTGTATGTGGTTCGACAACAATCTGTCGCTATCATAGAACGCTTTGGTAAATACCAAAAGTTGAGCAATAGTGGTATTCATTTACGAGCTCCTTTTGGGATTGATAGGATTGCAGCAAGAGTTCAACTACGCTTGTTGCAAAGTGAGATTGTTGTAGAGACAAAGACGCAAGATAATGTATTTGTAACGATGAATGTGGCAACTCAGTATCGAGTGAATGAAAATAATGTCACAGATGCTTATTATAAATTGATGCGTCCAGAAGCCCAGATTAAATCCTATATAGAAGATGCTTTGCGTTCATCTGTACCAAAGCTAACCCTAGATGAGTTGTTTGAGAAGAAGGATGAAATCGCCTTAGAAGTTCAAAAACAAGTGGCTGAAGAAATGTCTACATATGGGTATATCATTGTCAAAACGCTGATTACTAAGGTTGAACCTGATGCTGAAGTAAAACAATCAATGAATGAAATTAACGCGGCTCAACGTAAGAGAGTTGCGGCGCAAGAGCTTGCTGAAGCAGATAAGATTAAAATCGTGACCGCAGCAGAAGCTGAAGCAGAAAAAGATCGCCTACATGGTGTAGGGATTGCAGAGCAGCGTAAAGCAATTGTTGACGGACTAGCTGATTCTATCCAAGAGTTAAAGGGAGCCAATGTTGAGCTAACTGAAGAACAAATCATGTCTATCCTATTAACGAACCAGTATTTAGATACGTTGAATAATTTTGCAGATAAAGAGGGTAATAATACAATCTTCCTACCAGCAAATCCTAATGGAGTCGAGGACATAAGAACTCATATATTATCGGCTTTAAAAGCCAAATAA
- the ilvA gene encoding threonine ammonia-lyase IlvA, with protein MLSAKDVVKAHKVLSGVVVDTPLEYDHYLSEKYQAKIYLKKENAQRVRSFKIRGAYYAISQLSKEERERGVVCASAGNHAQGVAYTCNEMKIPATIFMPITTPQQKIGQVRFFGGEFVTIKLVGDTFDASAKAAQEFTLTENRTFIDPFDDAHVQAGQGTVAYEILEEARKESIDFDTVLVPVGGGGLIAGVSTYIKETNPTIEVIGVEANGARSMKAAFEAGGPVKLKEIDKFADGIAVQKVGQLTYEATRKNVETLIGVDEGLISETLIDLYSKQGIVAEPAGAASVAALEVLSDYIKGKTICCIISGGNNDINRMPEMEERALIYDGIKHYFVVNFPQRPGALREFVNDILGPNDDITRFEYIKRASKGTGPVLIGVALANKHDYAGLIHRMEKFDPSYINLNGNETLYNMLV; from the coding sequence ATGCTAAGTGCAAAAGATGTGGTGAAAGCCCACAAAGTTTTGAGTGGTGTAGTAGTTGATACACCACTAGAATATGATCATTATTTATCAGAAAAATACCAAGCAAAGATTTATCTCAAAAAGGAGAATGCGCAACGAGTTCGCTCTTTTAAAATTCGTGGAGCCTATTATGCCATTTCTCAACTGTCAAAAGAAGAACGCGAGCGTGGTGTAGTCTGTGCCTCTGCGGGAAATCATGCCCAAGGTGTCGCCTATACTTGTAATGAGATGAAGATTCCTGCAACGATCTTTATGCCTATTACAACACCGCAACAAAAGATTGGGCAGGTTCGCTTTTTCGGTGGAGAGTTTGTGACAATCAAGTTGGTTGGGGATACCTTTGATGCTTCTGCTAAGGCAGCACAAGAATTTACATTGACAGAAAACCGCACCTTCATCGATCCTTTTGATGATGCGCATGTTCAGGCTGGTCAAGGGACTGTAGCCTATGAAATTCTTGAAGAAGCCCGTAAAGAGTCTATTGATTTTGATACAGTACTTGTACCAGTAGGTGGTGGCGGATTGATTGCCGGTGTTTCTACTTATATTAAGGAAACCAACCCGACTATTGAAGTGATCGGGGTAGAAGCTAATGGTGCTCGCTCTATGAAAGCTGCCTTTGAAGCTGGGGGACCAGTTAAACTCAAAGAAATTGATAAGTTCGCTGATGGGATAGCCGTACAGAAGGTTGGACAATTAACCTATGAAGCGACTCGTAAGAATGTTGAAACGCTGATTGGGGTGGACGAGGGATTGATTTCCGAAACCTTGATTGATCTTTATTCCAAACAAGGTATTGTAGCAGAACCAGCCGGAGCTGCCAGTGTTGCAGCCTTGGAAGTTTTATCAGACTATATCAAAGGCAAGACGATTTGTTGTATCATTTCTGGAGGAAATAACGATATCAACCGTATGCCGGAGATGGAAGAACGTGCCTTGATTTACGATGGAATCAAGCATTACTTTGTAGTGAATTTTCCACAACGTCCTGGAGCTCTCCGAGAGTTTGTAAATGATATTTTAGGGCCAAATGATGACATCACTCGTTTTGAATATATCAAACGAGCAAGCAAGGGGACAGGTCCTGTATTGATTGGGGTAGCTCTTGCCAATAAGCATGATTATGCTGGCTTGATTCATCGAATGGAAAAGTTTGACCCATCTTATATTAATTTGAATGGGAACGAAACGTTGTATAATATGCTAGTTTAA
- the ilvC gene encoding ketol-acid reductoisomerase gives MAVQMEYEKDVKVAALDGKKIAVIGYGSQGHAHAQNLRDSGRDVIIGVRPGKSFDKAKEDGFDTYTVAEATKLADVIMILAPDEIQQELYEAEIAPNLEAGNAVGFAHGFNIHFEFIKVPADVDVFMCAPKGPGHLVRRTYEEGFGVPALYAVYQDATGNAKNIAMDWCKGVGAARVGLLETTYKEETEEDLFGEQAVLCGGLTALIEAGFEVLTEAGYAPELAYFEVLHEMKLIVDLIYEGGFKKMRQSISNTAEYGDYVSGPRVITEQVKENMKAVLADIQNGKFANDFVNDYKAGRPKLTAYREQAANLEIEKVGAELRKAMPFVGKNDDDAFKIYN, from the coding sequence ATGGCAGTTCAAATGGAATACGAAAAAGATGTTAAAGTAGCAGCGCTTGACGGTAAAAAAATCGCCGTAATCGGTTATGGTTCACAAGGACATGCGCATGCGCAAAACTTGCGTGATTCAGGTCGTGATGTCATCATCGGTGTGCGTCCAGGTAAATCTTTTGACAAAGCAAAAGAAGATGGATTTGACACTTACACAGTAGCAGAAGCAACTAAATTGGCTGACGTTATCATGATCTTGGCACCAGACGAAATCCAACAAGAATTGTACGAAGCAGAAATCGCTCCAAACTTGGAAGCTGGAAATGCAGTTGGATTTGCTCATGGTTTCAATATCCACTTTGAATTTATCAAAGTTCCTGCAGATGTAGATGTCTTCATGTGTGCTCCTAAAGGACCAGGACACTTGGTACGTCGTACTTACGAAGAAGGATTTGGTGTTCCAGCTCTTTACGCAGTTTACCAAGATGCAACAGGAAATGCTAAAAACATTGCTATGGACTGGTGTAAAGGTGTTGGGGCAGCTCGTGTTGGTTTGCTTGAAACAACTTACAAAGAAGAAACTGAAGAAGATCTCTTTGGTGAACAAGCTGTACTTTGTGGTGGTTTGACCGCCCTTATCGAAGCAGGTTTTGAAGTCTTGACAGAAGCAGGCTATGCCCCAGAATTGGCTTACTTTGAAGTTCTTCACGAAATGAAATTGATCGTTGACTTGATCTATGAAGGTGGATTCAAGAAAATGCGTCAATCTATTTCAAACACTGCTGAATACGGTGACTATGTATCAGGTCCACGTGTGATTACTGAGCAAGTTAAAGAAAACATGAAAGCTGTTTTGGCAGATATCCAAAATGGTAAATTTGCAAATGACTTTGTGAATGACTACAAGGCTGGTCGTCCAAAATTAACTGCTTACCGTGAACAAGCAGCTAACCTTGAAATTGAAAAAGTTGGTGCAGAATTGCGTAAAGCAATGCCTTTCGTTGGTAAAAACGACGACGACGCATTCAAAATCTACAATTAA
- the ilvN gene encoding acetolactate synthase small subunit has protein sequence MRRMLTARLQNRSGVLNRFTGVLSRRQVNIESISVGATENPNVSRITIIIDVASHDEVEQIIKQLNRQIDVIRIRDITDKPHLEREVILVKVSAPAEKRAEILAIIQPFRATVVDVAPSSITIQMTGNAEKSEALLRVIRPYGIKNIARTGATGFTRD, from the coding sequence ATGCGTAGAATGTTAACAGCTAGATTACAAAACCGTTCAGGAGTTTTGAATCGTTTTACAGGTGTCCTTTCTCGTCGTCAAGTCAATATTGAGAGTATCTCAGTTGGTGCGACAGAGAACCCCAATGTATCTCGCATCACCATCATTATTGATGTAGCTTCTCATGATGAAGTAGAGCAAATCATTAAACAGCTCAATCGTCAGATTGATGTGATTCGCATTCGAGATATCACAGATAAACCACACTTGGAAAGAGAAGTTATCTTGGTAAAAGTATCTGCTCCTGCTGAGAAGCGTGCAGAAATCTTGGCCATTATCCAACCTTTCCGTGCAACGGTAGTAGATGTGGCTCCAAGCTCAATCACCATCCAGATGACGGGAAATGCTGAAAAGAGTGAAGCTTTATTGCGAGTGATTCGACCATACGGCATTAAAAATATCGCTCGTACGGGTGCAACTGGATTTACCCGCGACTAA